The following nucleotide sequence is from Streptomyces pactum.
GCCGCCGACGTCCCACAGCAGGTCGCCGGGGCGCGGCGCCAGGGCGGCGAGGGTCGCCGCCCGGACGTGACGCTTGGTCAGCTGGCCGTCGTGCTCGTACGCGTCGTCCGGCAGCCCGGGGACGGTGGACAGCGGCGGCGTGCCCGGGTCGGCGGCGCACTCCACGGCGACGAGGTTGAGCGGGTCACCGGGCGGGTGCGGCCAGTCGGCCGCCGTGCCGTCGAGGCGGCGCTCGGCCGCCCCGCCGAGCTGCTCCAGGACCTGCATCCGGCTGCCGCCGTACCCGCGGTCGCGCAGCAGCGCGGCCACCTCGGCCGGGGTGTGGGCACCGGCGCTGAGCACCAGCAGCCGGCGACCCGGGTACAGCGCGGCGGTCAGCGCCGCCCGGGGCCGTCCCACCAGGCTGACCACCTCGGTCTCCTCCAGCGCCCAGCCCAGCCGGGCGCAGGCGTAGGAGGTGGACGAGGGGTGCGGCAGCACCCGCAGCTCCTCCGGGCCCAGCAGCTCGGCCAGCGTCCGCCCGATGCCGAAGAACATCGGGTCGCCGCTGGCGAGGACGGCGATCCGCCGCCCCGCGTGCGCGGCCAGCAGCCCCGGGACGGCGGGGCGGAGCGGGGACGGCCAGGGGACGCGTTCGGCGGTGCACCCGTCGGGCAGCAGCGCCAGCTGGCGCGGACCGCCGAGGACCACCTCGGCGTCGCACAGCGCCTCGCGGCCGGCGGCGCCCAGCCCGGACCAGCCGTCGGCCCCGATGCCCACGACGGTCACTGCGGGACGGGCGGGGCTCACGGTGATACCTCTTCACTGGGTGTCGCCGGATTCCGGCACGGTGCGCGGCCGGTCCGGTGGCGGGGCAAGGACAGCGACGAGCACTCTACTTCGGACCCCCGGACGGCCCGCTGCCGGGATGCGCTCCACCGGGCCGGGCACCGCCGGCACCCGCCCGCGGGGGCGCGCCGGCCCGACGGGCGGCGCACCCGGCCCGGCGTCCCCTCCGCCGCCGGCGCCAGAGGGGGAGCGCCCGGCGGGTCAGTCCGCGGCGGTCCCCACCACCCGCCGGGGCCGTATCCGGATCACCACCCGGACGACCTCCGGGGGCAGTTGCCGGTACTCCTCGCCGGCGCCCTCCCCCTCGTACTCCTCCGCCACCCGGACGGCCACCTGCCGCCCGTGGTCCTCGGTGACGGTGGCCGTCCCGCGCACCTCCAGGTAGCGGAGCGGGTCCCGGGGGTCGTAGACGGTCAGGCTCACCCGCGGGTCACGGACGACGTTCCGCTCCTTGCGCCGGCCCTCCTGGGTGGATATGAGCAGGTCGTCGCCCTCCCGGGTGACCCACACCACCGAGGTCTGGGGGCTGCCGTCGGGGTTGACCGTGGCCAGCACCGCGGGGTTGGGGTCGTCCAGGAGCCTGCGGGCCCGTTCGCCGAAGGTAACCGTCATACGCGCGACCCTAGAGGGTCCGGCACCCGGCGTCGATCTCCTTGCGCCGCGCCGGGGTTCCCCTCCGCGGTGCGCCCGCCACAGCCCCGGGGCGCGTACCGGCCGGTGCCCCGCGTCAGGCCGGCCGGCGCGGGGGCCGCCGCAGGGCGCAGTCCCCGCAGAGTCCGCCGCCCGGGACCCGGTAGTACAGGCAGCAGCTGCGCCGCCGGAAGTCCCGCTCCGGGCCCTGCCGCCAGTGTCCGGCCGCCCGCAGCGGTGGTTCGCCGAGCAGCGCCGTCACCGCCGTCCGGGCGCGTTCCGCGGCCTCGGGCCGCCCCTCGGCCAGGCACCAGCCGTGGAGCACGCGGAGCGAACCGGCGAGCGCCGAGGCGGCGTTGCCCCACAGCAGCGCGCCGGAGACCCGTGCCGCGAGGCAGGTGGCGCGGTGCAGCGGCAGCAGGTGGCCGTGGAGGACGGCGCCGCGCAAGCGCCGCGCGGCGTCGCCCGCGCCGCCGGCCGGCACGGCCGGTTCCGGCAGCCAGAGGTCGTCCGGGGCGGTCCGGTCCGGGTTCCACCACACGGCGTCCGGGGGCAGGCCGGGCACCTGGCCGGTGAGGGCGGCCGGGCCGAGGGCGACGGACCACAGCCGGGCGGCGAGCCCCTGGAAGGCGAGGGAGGCGGCGACCCGGCGCTCGCCGGCGCCGGTGCCCGCCCGGACCGCGTCGATGCGCCGGACCAGTACGGCCGGCGGACCGGCGGGCGGGGTGGCGGCGGCCGGGCCCGACCGCACGGCGGCCGGCGCCCGTTCCTCCCCCTCCCGCCGCGGACCGGGGAGGGCGGGCGGCCCGTAGGCCTCGGCCAGCGGGACGTAGCCCTCCGCGCGCGGGCCGCCGGGTCCGGGCGGTCCGGTGCGCACGGCGAAGAACGGGCCCACGGCACCGGCGGCGCCGAGGGCCGCGTCCACCGTCATCTCAGTCGTCCGCCGCGGTGCCGAAGGCCTCCAGCAGCCGGTCGGCGGCGAGCGTGGCGGTCAGTGTGCCGTCCCGGACCTGCCGCTCCAGCAGCGGGCCCAGCCGGCGCACCTCGGGGTGGCCGTGGAAGCGGGCCAGCAGCTGGTCCCGCACCATCGACCAGACCCACTCGACCTGCTGGTCACGGCGCTTGGCGGCGAGCGCGCCGGTGCTCTCCAGCACCCTGCGGTGCTGCTCCACCCGCTCCCACACCGTGTCCAGTCCGGTGCCCTCGCGGGCGCTGCAGGTGAGGACCGGCGGGTTCCACGGCGCGTCGGCCGGCTGCAGCAGCCGCAGCGCGCCGGCCAGTTCGCGGGCGGCGGACCGGGCGTCCCGTTCGTGCGGGCCGTCGGCCTTGTTGATGGCCACGACGTCCGCGAGCTCCAGGACGCCCTTCTTGATGCCCTGCAACTGGTCGCCGGTGCGGGCCAGGGAGAGCAGCAGGAAGGTGTCCACCATGCCGGCGACGGTGGTCTCGGACTGCCCGACGCCCACCGTCTCGACGAGGATCACGTCGTAGCCGGCCGCCTCCATCACCACCATCGACTCGCGGGTGGCCCGGGCCACCCCGCCCAGCGTGCCGGCGCTGGGCGAGGGGCGGACGAAGGCGGCCGGGTCCACCGCGAGCCGCTCCATCCTGGTCTTGTCCCCCAGGATGGAGCCGC
It contains:
- the cbiE gene encoding precorrin-6y C5,15-methyltransferase (decarboxylating) subunit CbiE codes for the protein MSPARPAVTVVGIGADGWSGLGAAGREALCDAEVVLGGPRQLALLPDGCTAERVPWPSPLRPAVPGLLAAHAGRRIAVLASGDPMFFGIGRTLAELLGPEELRVLPHPSSTSYACARLGWALEETEVVSLVGRPRAALTAALYPGRRLLVLSAGAHTPAEVAALLRDRGYGGSRMQVLEQLGGAAERRLDGTAADWPHPPGDPLNLVAVECAADPGTPPLSTVPGLPDDAYEHDGQLTKRHVRAATLAALAPRPGDLLWDVGGGSGSIAVEWLRAHRSCRAVSVERDPVRAERIARNAETLGVPRLRVVTGAAPGALAGLPAPDAVFIGGGLTAPGLLDACWAALPAGGRLVANTVTLESEALLAERYRRHGGELVRLAVARATAVGGFTGWRQAMPVTQWAVVKPE
- a CDS encoding PPOX class F420-dependent oxidoreductase yields the protein MTVTFGERARRLLDDPNPAVLATVNPDGSPQTSVVWVTREGDDLLISTQEGRRKERNVVRDPRVSLTVYDPRDPLRYLEVRGTATVTEDHGRQVAVRVAEEYEGEGAGEEYRQLPPEVVRVVIRIRPRRVVGTAAD
- a CDS encoding (2Fe-2S)-binding protein, giving the protein MTVDAALGAAGAVGPFFAVRTGPPGPGGPRAEGYVPLAEAYGPPALPGPRREGEERAPAAVRSGPAAATPPAGPPAVLVRRIDAVRAGTGAGERRVAASLAFQGLAARLWSVALGPAALTGQVPGLPPDAVWWNPDRTAPDDLWLPEPAVPAGGAGDAARRLRGAVLHGHLLPLHRATCLAARVSGALLWGNAASALAGSLRVLHGWCLAEGRPEAAERARTAVTALLGEPPLRAAGHWRQGPERDFRRRSCCLYYRVPGGGLCGDCALRRPPRRPA
- the meaB gene encoding methylmalonyl Co-A mutase-associated GTPase MeaB; translation: MSCEPKRPAGDRAARPAGRRIDVDAYAKGVLDGSRAHIARAITLVESTRADHRALAQRLLIDLLPHTGRARRVGISGVPGVGKSTFIDALGTLLTGLGHKVAVLAVDPSSTRTGGSILGDKTRMERLAVDPAAFVRPSPSAGTLGGVARATRESMVVMEAAGYDVILVETVGVGQSETTVAGMVDTFLLLSLARTGDQLQGIKKGVLELADVVAINKADGPHERDARSAARELAGALRLLQPADAPWNPPVLTCSAREGTGLDTVWERVEQHRRVLESTGALAAKRRDQQVEWVWSMVRDQLLARFHGHPEVRRLGPLLERQVRDGTLTATLAADRLLEAFGTAADD